In Juglans microcarpa x Juglans regia isolate MS1-56 chromosome 7D, Jm3101_v1.0, whole genome shotgun sequence, the following are encoded in one genomic region:
- the LOC121239943 gene encoding 17.4 kDa class I heat shock protein-like, with the protein MSLIPSFFGSRRTNVFDPFSLDIWDPFDGFLASSIANVPASARETAALANLRIDWKETPEAHVFEADLPGLKKEDVKVEVEEDRILQISGERSKEQEEKNDKWHRVERSKGKFLRRFRLPENAKMDHVKASMENGVLTVTVPKEEEKKPEVKPIEISG; encoded by the coding sequence ATGTCGCTCATTCCTAGCTTTTTTGGCAGTCGCCGAACTAATGTGTTTGATCCATTTTCTCTAGATATTTGGGATCCCTTTGATGGATTCCTCGCCTCCAGCATTGCCAATGTCCCTGCCTCAGCACGCGAAACTGCCGCATTGGCCAACTTGCGAATCGACTGGAAGGAGACCCCCGAGGCCCATGTTTTCGAAGCCGACCTTCCGGGGCTCAAGAAGGAGGACGTGAAAGTGGAAGTTGAAGAAGACAGAATTCTGCAGATTAGCGGAGAGAGGAGcaaagaacaagaggagaagaACGACAAGTGGCACCGCGTTGAGAGGAGCAAGGGGAAGTTCCTACGAAGGTTCAGGCTGCCGGAAAATGCAAAGATGGATCATGTCAAGGCTAGCATGGAGAACGGAGTGCTCACTGTGACTGTTCctaaagaagaagagaagaaaccAGAGGTCAAACCCATTGAGATTTCTGGGTGA